From Granulicella sp. WH15, the proteins below share one genomic window:
- a CDS encoding TRIC cation channel family protein — MLRPTSDALLLAVDFLGTLVFAIEGGVAAARGNLDLLGALVLAFVTALGGGIIRDVLIGAIPPNSIRDWRYGAIAFFGAIVAFFMHSLVLEIPASFLTMLDAAGLALFAVAGAEKALNYKIHPFLAILMGGITGVGGGTVRDVLLAQVPTVLRADVYATAALAGAAVVVIGLRLKLPRTPVAICGISVCFLLRMVSLWRHWNLPRLAGH, encoded by the coding sequence TTGCTCAGGCCTACATCGGACGCACTCCTTCTGGCGGTCGATTTTCTTGGCACGTTGGTCTTCGCCATCGAGGGCGGCGTGGCAGCGGCTAGAGGCAACCTCGACCTGCTCGGCGCCTTGGTTCTGGCCTTCGTCACCGCGCTCGGCGGCGGAATCATCCGCGATGTGCTCATTGGGGCCATTCCGCCCAACTCTATCCGTGACTGGCGTTACGGAGCTATCGCTTTTTTCGGAGCGATCGTAGCGTTTTTTATGCACTCGCTTGTGCTCGAAATTCCTGCGTCTTTCCTGACCATGCTCGATGCCGCCGGATTGGCCCTATTCGCCGTAGCAGGCGCGGAAAAGGCCCTGAATTATAAGATCCATCCTTTCCTCGCCATCCTTATGGGCGGCATAACCGGTGTTGGAGGAGGTACGGTGCGCGATGTCCTGCTTGCCCAGGTACCCACCGTCCTGCGAGCCGACGTCTATGCCACAGCGGCCCTCGCCGGAGCCGCGGTCGTCGTGATCGGCCTTCGGCTAAAGCTTCCTCGGACACCCGTCGCCATCTGTGGAATCTCCGTATGTTTCCTGCTCCGCATGGTCAGCCTCTGGCGGCACTGGAACCTGCCCAGGCTGGCAGGCCACTAA
- a CDS encoding IS110 family transposase, translating into MKKPAQHLIAEVPRRQAKVEMTIGIDLGDVWSHYCTLNQDGEVVDRGRFRTTPKAIEKWFTDVPSARVAMEAGTHSIWISAQLQELGHEVIVANVRELRAISHSDRKSDQVDAEKLARYARLDPNILRPIAHRTVEQQQALTLIRARALLVRLRTAAVNAVRGLTKSCGYRMPASATTCFAQRSVAVMPPGLAHALGPVLQQIAEMTVKIKLYDRQIQQLGQTEYPETQALLKVHGVGHLTALTFVLTLGSKERFGRSRDVGCYLGLRPRRSQSGDHDPQLGITHAGNAYLRSLLIECSNHILRPHGRDSALRQWGLHLAARGGKQAKSKAVVAVARKLAVLLHHLWSTQATYMPFYEQAA; encoded by the coding sequence ATGAAGAAGCCAGCGCAACACCTCATCGCTGAAGTTCCACGCAGGCAAGCCAAGGTCGAGATGACGATCGGCATCGACCTTGGCGATGTCTGGAGCCATTACTGCACTCTCAACCAGGACGGAGAAGTGGTCGACCGTGGCCGCTTCAGAACTACCCCGAAGGCGATTGAGAAGTGGTTCACCGACGTGCCATCAGCGCGGGTCGCGATGGAGGCCGGAACACACTCGATCTGGATCAGCGCACAGTTGCAGGAACTAGGCCACGAAGTGATCGTGGCGAACGTTCGCGAGTTACGTGCGATCTCGCACAGTGATCGGAAGAGCGATCAGGTGGATGCTGAGAAGCTGGCAAGATATGCGCGGCTTGATCCGAATATCTTGAGGCCGATCGCCCATCGTACGGTCGAGCAACAGCAGGCTCTGACTCTGATTCGTGCGCGAGCGCTGCTGGTGCGACTGCGTACCGCTGCGGTGAACGCCGTTCGTGGTCTGACGAAGTCGTGCGGCTACCGTATGCCTGCCTCTGCCACAACGTGCTTCGCCCAGCGCAGCGTTGCTGTTATGCCACCTGGACTGGCACACGCGCTCGGTCCGGTGCTTCAGCAGATCGCGGAGATGACAGTAAAGATCAAGCTGTACGACCGACAGATCCAACAGCTCGGCCAGACCGAGTATCCAGAGACGCAGGCGCTGCTGAAGGTTCACGGCGTCGGCCACCTCACCGCCTTGACCTTCGTGCTGACGCTCGGCAGCAAGGAACGGTTCGGACGAAGTCGTGATGTCGGTTGCTATCTTGGCCTACGGCCTCGTCGAAGTCAGTCCGGAGACCATGATCCTCAGCTTGGCATCACCCATGCCGGCAATGCATACCTCCGAAGTCTGCTGATCGAGTGCTCCAACCATATCCTCCGACCGCACGGACGAGACTCGGCGCTGCGCCAGTGGGGTCTGCACTTGGCCGCACGAGGTGGTAAGCAGGCCAAGAGTAAGGCCGTCGTCGCAGTAGCACGCAAGCTTGCGGTGTTGCTCCATCATCTCTGGAGCACCCAAGCTACATATATGCCGTTCTACGAACAAGCTGCTTGA
- a CDS encoding DUF6790 family protein: protein MFQVIFTLIAVVGASVHLALSPKRRSSGAAIAGTYLLYLLFFYVGLMGVLTAYAHVFRPVETSASIGWSTSPYEYEVGMADLTVGVLGVLCLKFRGDFWLATAIANAVWLLGDAVGHIRQMTLNNNHASNNSGIFLVTEIIMPLVILALTLYYRRREDKVA from the coding sequence ATGTTTCAAGTTATCTTTACGCTGATTGCAGTTGTGGGCGCATCTGTCCACCTTGCACTTTCACCCAAGCGCCGGAGCAGCGGAGCGGCCATTGCCGGAACGTACCTCCTGTATCTGCTCTTCTTCTATGTTGGCCTTATGGGAGTGCTCACCGCGTATGCACACGTCTTCCGTCCCGTTGAGACATCGGCGTCCATAGGATGGTCAACAAGCCCTTACGAATACGAAGTCGGGATGGCGGACCTCACCGTTGGTGTTCTGGGGGTTTTGTGTCTGAAGTTTCGGGGCGACTTCTGGTTGGCGACAGCCATTGCAAACGCAGTCTGGTTGCTAGGCGACGCGGTCGGGCACATTCGGCAGATGACACTTAACAACAATCACGCTTCCAACAACTCAGGCATCTTCTTAGTCACCGAAATCATCATGCCGCTCGTAATTCTCGCTTTGACTCTCTACTACCGTCGTCGGGAGGACAAAGTCGCCTGA
- a CDS encoding DUF1398 family protein encodes MSKAIDNLTEAMKFAGANRPRVGGFPYLAEVLRKAGVTRNVWSLPSCQSLYLTQEGPVVMQGAPLINGAVDVPAFDEKALIKALRVDQAGESTFPEFLDATWRAGVIRYDVDLEGRTVAYQSWNGDEYIEAYPAVVVA; translated from the coding sequence ATGAGTAAAGCAATCGATAACCTGACTGAAGCTATGAAATTTGCAGGCGCGAACCGTCCCCGAGTGGGCGGCTTCCCCTACCTGGCAGAAGTTTTGCGAAAAGCTGGCGTGACGCGCAACGTATGGTCGCTGCCATCCTGCCAAAGCCTCTATCTCACGCAGGAGGGACCAGTCGTAATGCAAGGCGCCCCCTTGATCAACGGTGCCGTCGATGTACCGGCCTTCGATGAGAAGGCCCTAATCAAGGCGCTTCGCGTGGATCAGGCTGGTGAAAGCACATTCCCGGAGTTTCTGGATGCCACGTGGCGAGCAGGTGTCATTCGCTATGACGTGGATCTGGAAGGACGTACAGTGGCCTATCAGAGTTGGAATGGCGACGAGTACATTGAAGCCTATCCAGCAGTTGTCGTCGCCTAG
- a CDS encoding MarR family transcriptional regulator → MEITIVSMETYKTRTQQLSPLEGHLGYWLRRVSNAVSGTFARALQEKQTSVAEWVLLRELHERGQAAPGELADSLGLTRGAVSKIVDKLDAKGWVQTGAKEGDSRFRLLSLTRAGRRSLPILAEIADQNDARYFDCLSAREKNTLRELLAKLTDHNRIHDVPTE, encoded by the coding sequence ATGGAAATTACTATTGTTTCCATGGAAACTTACAAGACGAGAACCCAACAGTTGAGTCCATTAGAGGGCCACCTTGGATATTGGCTCAGACGCGTCTCGAACGCTGTCTCGGGAACGTTCGCCCGCGCCCTCCAGGAGAAACAGACTTCGGTGGCGGAATGGGTGCTTCTGCGTGAGCTTCACGAGCGCGGACAAGCTGCTCCAGGCGAGTTGGCCGATAGCTTGGGATTGACTCGTGGCGCAGTTTCTAAAATCGTCGACAAACTCGATGCGAAGGGCTGGGTCCAAACGGGGGCAAAAGAGGGCGACAGCCGGTTCCGCCTGCTTTCCCTCACACGGGCGGGACGCCGCAGCCTCCCCATTCTTGCTGAGATTGCTGACCAAAACGATGCACGCTACTTCGATTGTCTGAGTGCGAGAGAGAAAAACACTCTACGGGAACTGCTTGCCAAACTTACAGATCATAACCGCATCCACGATGTCCCAACCGAATAA
- a CDS encoding HXXEE domain-containing protein: MTWSWIDLNFPWIGSVAAVVLLILLFSTNRLRSDFNQSRWRDLSWLSWLAVAIYLIHNVEEYGLDLLGQFHAFPHFMCAMLAQPPYPSCLIPAPFYLAVNLPLFWVGAPVAAILSRRDPILGLSVYGVIFVNALTHLGAFVRSGYNPGVLTALILFLPISFWVAKVSFGKHGLPYGGLTFIVADGILLHIVLIVSTMLLLHGVIGRATLTGIQVINAILFFVFAWLAEKWRGGALVRSAIAR, encoded by the coding sequence ATGACATGGAGTTGGATTGATCTGAACTTCCCGTGGATCGGGTCTGTGGCTGCAGTTGTACTGCTGATCTTGCTGTTTTCCACGAACAGACTGCGAAGCGATTTCAACCAATCGCGATGGCGAGATCTCAGTTGGCTTTCCTGGCTTGCGGTCGCGATCTACCTGATCCACAACGTCGAGGAATATGGGCTAGACCTGCTTGGACAATTTCATGCTTTTCCCCATTTCATGTGCGCTATGCTGGCTCAACCGCCGTATCCTTCGTGCCTAATACCGGCGCCGTTTTATCTGGCGGTCAACTTGCCGCTGTTCTGGGTCGGCGCTCCGGTCGCGGCCATCTTGAGCCGCCGTGACCCGATCCTCGGTCTGTCCGTCTATGGCGTGATTTTCGTCAATGCGCTCACTCATCTCGGAGCCTTCGTGCGCTCCGGCTATAACCCCGGCGTGCTTACGGCGCTCATCCTATTTCTTCCAATTTCGTTCTGGGTGGCCAAAGTCTCTTTTGGAAAACATGGGCTGCCCTATGGAGGGCTCACCTTCATCGTCGCCGACGGCATACTCTTGCATATCGTTTTGATCGTCTCGACGATGCTGCTTCTACACGGCGTGATCGGTCGTGCGACTCTCACCGGCATCCAAGTCATAAACGCTATCTTGTTCTTCGTGTTCGCATGGCTTGCTGAAAAATGGCGAGGAGGGGCGCTCGTGCGCTCTGCTATAGCGCGTTAG
- a CDS encoding IS110 family transposase, which produces MKKPTHHLIAEAPRKRGQVELTIGIDLGDVWSHYCTLNQQGEVIDRGRFRTTAKAIDKWFTDVPHARVAMEAGVHSIWISEQLEQLGHEVIVANVRELRAISHSDRKSDDVDAEKLARYARLDPEILRPISHRTVEQQEALTLIRARELLVRLRTAAINAVRGLTKACGHRMPASSTKCFAQRGQAAMPPGLKLALGPVLSQIAEMTLKIKQYDREIQRLTQTEYAETQSMMTIHGVGHITALTFVLTLGDKTRFGRSRDVGCYLGLRPKRSQSGERDPQLGITKAGNAYLRSLLIECANHILRPHGRDSALRQWGLHLAARGGKQAKNKSVVAVARKLAVLLHHLWNTQEPYIPFYQQAA; this is translated from the coding sequence ATGAAGAAGCCAACGCACCACCTCATCGCGGAAGCACCCCGGAAGCGTGGCCAGGTAGAGCTGACGATCGGCATCGACCTTGGCGACGTTTGGAGCCATTACTGTACTCTCAACCAGCAAGGAGAAGTGATCGATCGAGGCCGCTTCAGGACCACAGCGAAGGCGATCGATAAGTGGTTCACCGACGTGCCTCATGCCCGAGTGGCGATGGAGGCCGGCGTGCATTCGATCTGGATCAGCGAACAGCTCGAACAACTGGGCCACGAGGTGATCGTCGCCAACGTGCGTGAGTTGCGGGCGATCTCACACAGCGATCGCAAGAGCGACGATGTAGATGCGGAGAAGCTGGCGCGTTACGCCCGACTCGATCCTGAGATTTTGCGACCGATCTCTCACCGCACGGTTGAACAGCAGGAAGCCCTCACTTTGATTCGTGCTCGCGAGCTTCTGGTTCGACTGCGAACAGCGGCCATCAACGCGGTTCGAGGATTAACCAAGGCTTGCGGCCATCGTATGCCCGCATCCTCCACGAAGTGCTTCGCTCAACGAGGCCAAGCCGCGATGCCGCCAGGGCTGAAGCTGGCACTGGGTCCGGTTCTCTCACAGATCGCGGAGATGACGTTGAAGATCAAGCAGTATGACCGAGAGATCCAACGCCTAACTCAGACCGAGTATGCCGAGACCCAGTCCATGATGACGATTCACGGGGTCGGCCATATCACTGCTCTTACGTTCGTGCTGACGCTTGGCGACAAGACACGATTCGGTCGAAGTCGAGATGTGGGTTGCTACCTTGGGCTACGACCAAAACGCAGCCAGTCCGGCGAACGCGACCCGCAACTCGGCATCACCAAGGCTGGCAACGCATATCTTCGAAGTCTGCTGATCGAGTGCGCCAACCACATCCTGCGACCACATGGCCGGGACTCAGCACTTCGACAGTGGGGCCTGCACCTGGCAGCCCGTGGAGGCAAGCAGGCGAAAAACAAGTCCGTCGTGGCGGTCGCACGCAAGCTTGCCGTCTTACTCCATCACCTCTGGAACACACAGGAACCCTACATCCCGTTCTATCAGCAGGCTGCATAG
- a CDS encoding PQQ-dependent sugar dehydrogenase: MKQLVITGLFVALAATQVEAQINAGAQKPEPSVPFTMTQVTTLKFPWRIAFLPDGRMLITEKVGALWLVTQQGDKTPVTNVPAVLYKGQGGMLGVYLSPHYAKDQSVYLTYSEPGDGGSSLALAKAKLVIGQGSASLEGLQVIWRDGERGEGGQFGAQIAFSPDSRYLYLTVGDRQRMTPAQDPNQPLGKILRLTLDGKPAKGNPMAGKKGAASVPIIDPPADTEAAKTAPVLRTYTFPGPNLSLAETWSMGHRTPYGLAFAPDGRLWEIEHGPRGGDELNLIEPGKNYGWPLVSYAVNYDGVPIPSPGTRPDLTKPVIYWTPVIAPGNLMFYHGSMFAQWKGSALATGLASMTLNRITFDGKGGATPAERWDVGHRIRDVEEAPDGALWMLEDARNGGVFRVTPK; this comes from the coding sequence ATGAAACAGTTAGTGATCACGGGGCTATTTGTGGCTCTGGCAGCGACCCAGGTAGAGGCTCAGATCAACGCGGGCGCGCAGAAGCCCGAGCCGAGTGTGCCCTTCACCATGACCCAGGTGACGACCCTCAAGTTTCCCTGGCGGATTGCCTTTCTGCCCGATGGGCGGATGCTGATTACCGAGAAGGTCGGCGCGCTGTGGCTGGTGACGCAGCAGGGCGACAAGACGCCGGTTACGAATGTGCCCGCTGTTTTGTACAAGGGGCAGGGCGGCATGTTGGGCGTCTATCTTTCGCCGCACTATGCGAAGGATCAGAGCGTTTACCTGACCTACTCGGAGCCGGGCGATGGCGGCTCGAGCCTGGCGCTGGCGAAGGCTAAGCTGGTGATCGGGCAGGGCTCGGCGAGCCTTGAGGGCTTGCAGGTGATCTGGCGCGACGGCGAACGGGGCGAGGGCGGGCAGTTCGGCGCGCAGATCGCGTTTTCGCCGGATAGCCGTTACCTGTACCTGACCGTGGGCGATCGGCAGCGCATGACTCCGGCGCAGGACCCGAACCAGCCGCTCGGCAAGATTCTGCGGCTGACGCTGGATGGCAAGCCTGCCAAGGGCAATCCGATGGCAGGGAAGAAGGGGGCGGCCAGCGTGCCGATCATCGACCCGCCGGCGGATACCGAGGCCGCGAAGACTGCTCCTGTGCTGAGGACGTATACCTTCCCGGGGCCGAACCTGTCGCTGGCGGAGACCTGGAGCATGGGGCACCGTACGCCCTATGGTCTGGCCTTTGCACCGGATGGCCGGTTGTGGGAGATCGAGCATGGCCCGCGGGGCGGCGATGAGCTGAACCTGATCGAGCCGGGCAAGAACTATGGCTGGCCTCTGGTCTCTTATGCGGTCAACTACGATGGTGTGCCGATCCCCAGCCCGGGTACGCGGCCTGACCTGACCAAGCCGGTCATCTACTGGACGCCGGTGATCGCGCCGGGCAACCTGATGTTCTACCACGGCTCGATGTTCGCGCAGTGGAAGGGATCGGCGCTGGCGACTGGACTGGCGAGCATGACGCTGAACCGCATTACCTTCGACGGTAAGGGCGGGGCGACGCCCGCGGAGCGCTGGGATGTGGGGCACCGCATCCGCGACGTGGAGGAGGCTCCCGATGGCGCGCTGTGGATGCTTGAGGATGCCAGGAATGGCGGGGTATTCCGCGTGACGCCGAAGTAA
- the ada gene encoding bifunctional DNA-binding transcriptional regulator/O6-methylguanine-DNA methyltransferase Ada codes for MSMSSITPSPRLKVPSVFAGKAWQQVLARDPAADGQFVYAVKSTKIYCRPSCPSRRPERKNVTFFPTPEQAQAAGYRACLRCEPDLVGRKPDPQVAAIEAVSQFLTEHSNERTRLKDVAKATGVAPLTILRGFKRVLGVSPREFAKAQRVAKFKAKVREPKTSVTDAIYDAGYSSSSRLYEGSDELLGMTPSAMKAGGQGETIRYAVADSPLGLMMVGATSRGICSIAFADTEEELLAELQARFPKAETKRMDSELEYAVEAVIASMDESLRAASLPFDIRATAFQMRVWRELQKIPRGETRTYSQVAEALGAPGSVRAVASAIGANPLAILVPCHRVIGKNGTLTGYRWGIERKRTLLEREGA; via the coding sequence ATGAGCATGTCCTCCATCACCCCCAGCCCGCGTCTCAAAGTCCCCAGCGTCTTCGCAGGCAAAGCCTGGCAACAGGTACTGGCGCGCGATCCCGCCGCCGACGGCCAGTTCGTCTACGCCGTCAAGTCGACGAAGATCTACTGCCGCCCCAGCTGCCCCAGCCGCCGCCCCGAGCGCAAGAACGTCACCTTCTTCCCCACGCCCGAGCAGGCCCAGGCCGCGGGCTACCGCGCCTGCCTGCGCTGCGAGCCCGACCTCGTCGGCCGCAAGCCCGACCCGCAGGTCGCCGCCATCGAAGCCGTCTCCCAGTTCCTCACCGAGCACTCGAACGAACGGACGCGCCTGAAGGACGTAGCCAAAGCCACCGGCGTCGCTCCGCTGACCATTCTGCGCGGCTTCAAGCGCGTCCTCGGCGTCAGCCCGCGCGAGTTCGCCAAGGCCCAGCGCGTCGCCAAGTTCAAGGCCAAGGTGCGCGAGCCCAAGACCTCCGTCACCGACGCCATCTACGACGCCGGATACAGCTCCTCCAGCCGCCTCTACGAGGGCTCCGACGAGCTGCTCGGCATGACGCCCAGCGCCATGAAGGCGGGCGGCCAGGGCGAGACGATCCGCTACGCCGTAGCCGACAGCCCACTGGGCCTGATGATGGTCGGGGCCACCAGCCGCGGCATCTGCTCCATCGCCTTCGCCGACACGGAAGAGGAGCTGCTGGCCGAGCTGCAAGCGCGCTTCCCCAAGGCCGAGACCAAGCGCATGGATAGCGAGCTGGAGTATGCCGTCGAAGCAGTCATCGCCAGCATGGACGAGAGCCTCCGCGCCGCCTCCCTGCCCTTCGACATCCGCGCCACTGCCTTCCAGATGCGTGTCTGGCGAGAACTGCAAAAGATCCCCCGGGGCGAGACCCGCACCTACTCCCAAGTCGCCGAGGCACTCGGCGCACCCGGCTCCGTACGCGCAGTCGCCAGCGCCATCGGCGCGAATCCACTGGCGATTCTCGTTCCCTGCCACCGCGTCATCGGCAAGAACGGCACGCTGACGGGCTATCGCTGGGGCATCGAACGCAAACGCACACTACTCGAACGCGAGGGCGCATGA